Proteins encoded in a region of the Globicephala melas chromosome 1, mGloMel1.2, whole genome shotgun sequence genome:
- the RXFP4 gene encoding LOW QUALITY PROTEIN: relaxin-3 receptor 2 (The sequence of the model RefSeq protein was modified relative to this genomic sequence to represent the inferred CDS: inserted 1 base in 1 codon; substituted 4 bases at 4 genomic stop codons), whose translation MPTPNTSVPPPAFWVNTSGGSVLSADEDMMPVGFLALRVALAYGLVGDIGLLGNLAGLWVLGNCARRAPXPTDTFVFKLALADLGLALTLPFXAAEAALDFHWPFGGALCKMVLTATVLNIYTSIFFITALSVAQYWVVAMAAGPGTHLSLFWARVATLAVWVAAALVTVPTAVFGAKGEVTGMHLCLLRFPSRYRLGAYQLQRVVLAFMVPLGITTTSYLLFLAFLRLRQRHDSRVVARSVHILLASFFLCXFPNHVVPLWGVLVKSDLVPWDSTFYTIHTYVFRITTWLAHSNSCLNPMLYCFLRREPRXALADTCRDLXARLWPQGRGWVEQVALKEVGRRWMESTPWEGGPSTRLTNLDKGTPG comes from the exons ATGCCCACGCCCAACACCTCTGTGCCCCCGCCTGCTTTCTGGGTCAACACCTCTGGAGGCAGTGTGCTGAGTGCTGATGAAGATATGATGCCTGTTGGATTCCTAGCCCTGAGGGTTGCCCTGGCCTATGGGCTCGTGGGGGACATCGGCTTGCTGGGAAATTTGGCCGGACTCTGGGTTCTGGGTAACTGCGCTCGGCGAGCCC TGCCCACCGACACTTTTGTCTTTAAACTAGCTTTGGCAGACCTGGGGCTGGCACTCACTCTCCCCTTCTAGGCAGCCGAGGCGGCACTGGACTTCCACTGGCCCTTCGGAGGTGCCCTCTGCAAAATGGTCCTGACAGCCACCGTCCTCAACATCTACACCAGCATCTTCTTCATCACGGCGCTGAGTGTTGCCCAATACTGGGTGGTGGCCATGGCTGCAGGACCCGGCACCCACCTCTCGCTCTTCTGGGCCCGTGTGGCCACCCTGGCCGTGTGGGTGGCAGCTGCCCTGGTGACGGTGCCCACGGCTGTCTTTGGGGCCAAGGGCGAGGTGACTGGCATGCATCTGTGTCTGCTGCGCTTCCCCAGCAGGTATCGGCTAGGGGCCTACCAGCTGCAGAGGGTGGTCCTGGCCTTTATGGTGCCACTGGGCATCACCACCACCAGCTACCTGCTGTTCCTGGCCTTCCTGCGGCTGCGGCAACGGCACGACAGCAGAGTCGTGGCCCGCTCCGTCCACATCCTTCTGGCCTCCTTCTTCCTCtgctagttccccaaccacgTGGTCCCTCTTTGGGGTGTCCTGGTGAAGTCTGACCTGGTGCCCTGGGACAGCACTTTCTACACCATCCATACCTATGTCTTCCGCATCACTACCTGGCTGGCACACAGCAACAGCTGTCTCAACCCCATGCTGTACTGCTTCCTAAGGCGGGAGCCCCGGTAGGCCCTGGCAGACACCTGCAGGGATCTGTGAGCAAGGCTGTGGCCCCAGGGGCGGGGCTGGGTAGAACAGGTGGCCCTAAAGGAGGTGGGCAGGCGGTGGATGGAGAGCACCCCTTGGGAGGGTGGCCCTTCTACCAGGCTTACCAACCTGGACAAAGGGACACCTGGGTGA